The following are encoded in a window of Castanea sativa cultivar Marrone di Chiusa Pesio chromosome 5, ASM4071231v1 genomic DNA:
- the LOC142634670 gene encoding receptor-like protein EIX2 yields MGTSFVAHVFFLLWFFATTFSFFFKAESNVTCNEKDKQALLNFKQGLSDPSKVLSSWSDQEDCSGWYGVVYDNKTGRVTKLSVSGVGGEISGSLLQLEHLNYLDFLDNDFNRTPIPTFLGSMASLTHLGLSYSDFSGRIPHQLGNLSNLCYLNLAGNDYLYADNFHWMSNLSSIQYLDLSRTKHQSDVGWFQIMSTFPSLSTLIASHCELVNLNSSLGFGNFTSLQYLDLSDNLFSHEIPLSIFNSPKLESLNLNSNKLIGNIPESLGQLKHLTSLDLTHNSLSGPIPSSIGNLSYLIYLQLFDNQLNGTIPKTLGLLSNLENLSIRNNFLTGTVDEEHFSKLSKLETLDISYTHLFFNVKSNWVPPFQLTSITMSSCKIGPNFPTWLQTQRYVVELVLSKSEIADKAPSWFWNWTSNIIFNIDLSDNQIEGDVSEIVLNSRVINLRSNHFKGQMPQLSTNVAVLNIANNSISGPISSFMCQKMNRKNILKVLDVSNNLLTGAIPHCLKYWQSLTHLNLGSNDISGRIPYSMGSLVALQSLHVRNNRISGDIPSSLKKCSNLILIDIGENPLSGAIPPWIGEMTNLTFLRLRSNGFKGQIPLQICQLSFLIVLDLANNSLSGHIPNCLKNIDAMTISTPRFGAHYTFVYLIIMFLDRDSYLENLMLVPKGVELEYEENLGFVRIIDLSSNNLSGSIPSETSVLSELCFLNLSQNQLIGKIPEKIGIMKKLESIDLSQNHLSGEIPLSLSSLTFLSHLNLSYNNLSGKIPLGTQLQTFDALSYIGNPQLCGNPLPRNCTIGEESQNRTSIGKTEEDSNNPNFYIGMGVGFAVGFWAVCGVLFFNRTWRHAYFRFFDDMKDWVYVTTVLNVNWLLEKLRSCHL; encoded by the coding sequence ATGGGTACCTCTTTTGTTGCtcatgtgttttttttactATGGTTCTTTGCTACAAccttcagcttcttcttcaaagCAGAGTCCAATGTCACTTGCAATGAAAAGGACAAACAAGCACTTCTCAACTTCAAACAAGGTCTCAGTGATCCTTCGAAAGTGCTCTCATCCTGGTCTGATCAAGAAGATTGCTCTGGATGGTACGGAGTTGTCTATGACAACAAAACTGGCCGAGTCACTAAGCTATCAGTATCTGGGGTAGGCGGTGAGATTAGTGGTTCATTGCTCCAATTAGAACATTTGAATTACTTGGATTTCTTGGACAATGACTTTAATCGTACCCCTATCCCAACTTTTCTTGGTTCAATGGCTAGTCTGACACATCTTGGCCTCAGTTATTCTGACTTCTCTGGACGCATTCCTCATCAGCTTGGGAACCTTTCAAACCTTTGTTATCTAAATCTTGCAGGTAATGATTATCTATATGCAGATAACTTTCATTGGATGTCTAATCTCTCTTCCATTCAATACCTTGACTTGAGCCGAACCAAACATCAATCAGACGTTGGTTGGTTTCAAATAATGAGTACGTTCCCATCTCTTTCGACGCTAATCGCGTCACATTGTGAACTTGTTAATCTGAATTCATCTCTTGGATTTGGCAATTTCACATCTCTTCAATATCTTGATCTTTCCGATAATCTTTTCAGCCATGAGATTCCACTGAGCATTTTCAATTCACCGAAATTAGAATCTTTAAACTTGAATTCGAATAAGCTAATTGGAAATATTCCAGAGTCGTTGGGCCAGCTTAAACATCTAACATCTCTCGATTTGACACATAATTCTTTAAGTGGTCCAATTCCTTCTTCCATTGGgaatttatcttatttgatatACTTACAGCTCTTTGATAATCAGTTGAATGGTACCATTCCAAAGACTCTTGGGCTTCTCTCAAATTTAGAGAATTTATCTATCCGAAATAATTTCTTAACTGGCACAGTAGACGAAGAGCATTTTAGTAAACTCTCAAAACTTGAGACTCTAGATATCTCTTATACACATTTGTTCTTTAATGTGAAATCCAATTGGGTCCCTCCGTTTCAACTTACATCTATCACAATGAGCTCTTGCAAGATAGGTCCCAACTTTCCAACGTGGCTACAAACACAAAGATACGTTGTGGAGTTAGTCTTGTCCAAATCAGAAATTGCAGACAAGGCTCCAAGTTGGTTCTGGAATTGGACTTCAAACATTATATTCAATATTGATCTCTCTGACAACCAAATAGAAGGGGATGTATCGGAGATTGTGCTGAACTCTCGTGTCATAAATCTAAGATCTAATCATTTCAAAGGTCAAATGCCACAATTGTCAACAAATGTTGCGGTGCTAAATATAGCTAACAACTCCATTTCTGGACCAATTTCCTCTTTCATGTGCCAAAAGATGAATAGAAAGAATATATTAAAGGTTTTAGATGTATCAAATAATCTCTTAACAGGTGCAATTCCTCACTGCTTGAAGTATTGGCAATCTTTGACCCATCTAAACTTGGGAAGCAATGATATATCGGGTAGAATTCCGTACTCTATGGGCTCTTTAGTTGCACTCCAATCACTGCATGTGCGAAACAATAGAATCTCAGGAGATATACCTTCATCATTGAAGAAGTGCTCAAATTTGATACTTATTGATATAGGTGAGAATCCTTTGTCTGGGGCCATACCACCATGGATTGGAGAAATGACAAATCTTACATTTCTTCGATTACGTTCCAATGGATTCAAGGGACAAATACCTTTACAAATATGTcaactttcttttcttatagTATTGGATCTTGCCAATAATAGCCTTTCAGGACACATACCAAATTGCTTGAAAAATATCGACGCCATGACAATATCTACACCCAGATTTGGAGCTCACTATACTTTCGTATATTTGATTATAATGTTCTTGGATCGTGATAGCTATCTTGAGAATCTCATGTTGGTTCCCAAAGGGGTGGAACTAGAATATGAAGAAAACCTTGGCTTTGTTAGGATCATAGATCTTTCCAGTAATAACTTGTCTGGATCAATCCCTTCAGAAACTTCAGTTCTTTCTGAATTGTGTTTTTTGAACTTGTCGCAAAATCAATTGATAGGAAAGATACCAGAAAAAATCGGGATCATGAAAAAGTTAGAGTCTATTGATCTCTCACAAAATCATCTATCAGGTGAAATTCCTTTAAGCTTATCTAGTTTGACATTTCTTAGTCACTTGAACTTGTCATACAACAACTTGTCAGGCAAAATTCCATTAGGCACCCAGCTTCAAACTTTTGATGCACTCAGCTACATTGGCAATCCTCAACTTTGTGGTAATCCACTTCCAAGAAATTGCACAATTGGGGAAGAATCTCAAAATAGGACATCAATTGGAAAAACTGAAGAGGACTCTAATAATCCCAACTTCTACATTGGTATGGGAGTTGGATTTGCGGTTGGTTTTTGGGCAGTTTGTGGAGTTCTCTTCTTCAACAGGACTTGGAGGCATGCTTATTTCAGATTCTTCGATGACATGAAGGATTGGGTTTATGTGACTACTGTGCTAAACGTGAATTGGTTGCTGGAAAAGCTAAGAAGTTGCCACCTTTAG
- the LOC142637275 gene encoding receptor-like protein EIX2 — MGTSFVAHVFFLLWFFATSFSFFFKAESNVTCNEKDKQALLNFKQGLSDPSKVLSSWSDQEDCSRWDGVVYDKKTGRVTELSVSGVGGEISGSLLQLEHLNYLDFWDNDFNGTAIPTFLGSMASLTHLGLSSSNFSGRIPHQLGNLSNLCYLNLAGNYYLYADNFHWMSNLSSIQYLNLRETKHQSEVGWFQIMSTFPSLSTLIASDCELVNLNPPLGFVNFTSLQDLDLSHNLLSHEIPLSIFNSPKLESLDLNSNKLIGKIPESLGQLKQLTYLDLTNNSLSGPIPSSIGNLSYLIYLQLFDNQLNGTIPKTLGLLSNLEILSIQNNFLTGTIDEEHFSKLSKLETLDISHTHLFFNVKSNWVPPFQLLLIIMSSCKIGPNFPTWLQTQRSVKELHLSKSEIADKAPSWFWNWTSNIIFIDLSDNQIEGDVSEIVLNSLVINLRSNHFKGQMPQLSTNVGAISIANNSISGPISSFMCQKMNRKNTLRVLDVSNNLLTGAIPHCLKYWQSLTHLNLGSNDISGRIPYSMGSLVALQSLHVRNNRISGDIPSSLKKCSDLRLIDIGENPLSGAIPPWIGEMTNLTFLRLRSNGFKGQIPLQICQLSSLKVLDLANNSLSGHIPNCLKNIDAMTISSPGFEAQYTSDYLSGMSLDHDGYFENLMLVPKGVELEYEKNLGFVRIIDLSSNNLSGSIPSEISVLSGLCFLNLSQNQLIGKIPEKIGIMKKLESIDLSQNHLSGEIPLSLSSLTFLSHLNLSYNNLSGKIPLGTQLQTFDALSYIGNPQLRGYPLPRNCTIGEESQNRTSIGKTEEDSNNSNFYIGMGVGFAVGFWAVCGVLFFNRTWRHAYFRFFDDMKDWVYVTTVLNVNWLLEKLRSCHL, encoded by the coding sequence ATGGGTACCTCTTTTGTTGCtcatgtgttttttttactATGGTTCTTTGCTACAagcttcagcttcttcttcaaagCAGAGTCCAATGTCACTTGTAATGAAAAGGACAAACAAGCACTTCTCAACTTCAAACAAGGTCTCAGTGACCCTTCGAAAGTGCTCTCATCCTGGTCTGATCAAGAAGATTGCTCTAGATGGGACGGAGTTGTCTATGACAAAAAAACTGGCCGAGTCACTGAGCTATCAGTATCTGGGGTAGGCGGTGAGATTAGTGGTTCGTTGCTCCAATTAGAACATTTGAATTACTTGGATTTCTGGGACAATGACTTTAATGGTACTGCTATCCCAACTTTTCTTGGTTCAATGGCTAGTCTGACACATCTTGGCCTCAGTTCTTCTAACTTCTCTGGACGCATTCCTCATCAGCTTGGGAACCTTTCAAACCTTTGTTATCTAAATCTTGCAGGTAATTATTATCTATATGCAGATAACTTTCATTGGATGTCTAATCTCTCTTCCATTCAATACCTTAACTTGAGAGAAACCAAACATCAATCAGAAGTTGGTTGGTTTCAAATAATGAGTACGTTCCCATCTCTTTCGACACTAATCGCGTCAGATTGTGAACTTGTTAATCTGAATCCACCTCTTGGATTTGTCAATTTCACATCTCTTCAAGACCTTGATCTCTCTCATAATCTTTTAAGTCATGAGATACCACTGAGCATTTTCAATTCACCGAAATTAGAATCTTTAGACTTGAATTCCAATAAGCTAATTGGAAAAATTCCAGAGTCGTTGGGCCAGCTTAAACAGCTAACATATCTCGATTTGACAAATAATTCTTTAAGTGGTCCAATTCCTTCTTCCATTGGgaatttatcttatttgatatACTTACAGCTCTTTGATAATCAGTTGAATGGTACCATTCCCAAGACTCTTGGGCTTCTCTCAAATTTAGAGATTTTATCTATCCAAAATAATTTCTTAACTGGCACAATAGACGAAGAGCATTTTAGTAAACTCTCAAAACTTGAGACTCTAGATATCTCTCATACACATTTGTTCTTTAATGTGAAATCCAATTGGGTCCCTCCTTTTCAACTTTTACTTATCATAATGAGCTCTTGCAAGATAGGTCCCAACTTTCCAACGTGGCTACAAACACAAAGATCCGTTAAGGAGTTACACTTGTCCAAATCAGAAATTGCAGACAAGGCTCCAAGTTGGTTCTGGAATTGGACTTCAAACATTATATTCATTGATCTCTCTGACAACCAAATAGAAGGGGATGTATCGGAGATTGTGCTGAACTCTCTTGTCATAAATCTAAGATCTAATCATTTCAAAGGTCAAATGCCACAATTGTCAACAAATGTTGGGGCGATAAGTATAGCTAACAACTCCATTTCTGGACCAATTTCCTCTTTCATGTGCCAAAAGATGAATAGAAAGAATACATTAAGGGTTTTAGATGTATCAAATAATCTCTTAACAGGTGCAATTCCTCACTGCTTGAAGTATTGGCAATCTTTGACCCATCTAAACTTGGGAAGCAATGATATATCGGGTAGAATTCCGTACTCTATGGGCTCTTTAGTTGCACTCCAATCACTGCATGTGCGAAACAATAGAATCTCAGGAGATATACCTTCATCATTGAAGAAGTGCTCAGATTTGAGACTTATTGATATAGGTGAGAATCCTTTGTCTGGGGCCATACCACCATGGATTGGAGAAATGACAAATCTTACATTTCTTCGATTACGTTCCAATGGATTCAAGGGACAAATACCTTTACAAATATGTCAACTTTCTTCTCTTAAAGTATTGGATCTTGCCAATAATAGCCTTTCAGGACACATACCAAATTGCTTGAAAAATATCGACGCCATGACAATATCTTCACCCGGATTTGAAGCTCAATATACTTCCGATTATTTGAGTGGAATGTCCTTGGATCATGATGGCTATTTTGAGAATCTCATGTTGGTTCCGAAAGGGGTGGAACTAGAATATGAAAAAAACCTTGGCTTTGTTAGGATCATAGATCTTTCCAGTAATAACTTGTCTGGATCAATCCCTTCAGAAATTTCAGTTCTTTCTGGATTGTGTTTTTTGAACTTGTCGCAAAATCAATTGATAGGAAAGATACCAGAAAAAATCGGGATCATGAAAAAGTTAGAGTCTATTGATCTCTCACAAAATCATCTATCAGGTGAAATTCCTTTAAGCTTATCTAGTTTGACATTTCTTAGTCACTTGAATTTGTCATACAACAACTTGTCAGGCAAAATTCCATTAGGCACCCAGCTTCAAACTTTTGATGCACTCAGCTACATTGGCAATCCCCAACTTCGTGGTTATCCACTTCCAAGAAATTGCACAATTGGGGAAGAATCTCAAAATAGGACATCAATTGGAAAAACTGAAGAGGACTCTAATAATTCCAACTTCTACATTGGTATGGGAGTTGGATTTGCGGTTGGTTTTTGGGCAGTTTGTGGAGTTCTCTTCTTCAACAGGACTTGGAGGCATGCTTATTTCAGATTCTTCGATGACATGAAGGATTGGGTTTATGTGACTACTGTGCTAAACGTGAATTGGTTGCTGGAAAAGCTAAGAAGCTGCCACCTTTAG